The DNA window TATTATCGAAGCGGGGAGATTTGCTCCAACGGGTAAAAATGCTCAAAATGTTTCTTTTATTGTACTTGAAAAAGATAAAAAGAGATTCGAGAAAATAGCGGTGTCATTATTTAAAAAAATCACTAAAATACTTAAGCCTTTTTCCAAAGAAGTCTCAAGGGTTAAAATAGACGAAGATTTCTTTTTTAAAAAAGCACCTGCCATTATCCTTATAGTATCAAAAGATAAAGTTAACGGTTCTTTAGCTGCTGAGAATATGGCTTTCATGGCAGAAGCGTACGGATTGGGTGTTCTTTTCAGCGGATTTTTTGCTATGGCGGTAAATAACAGCAGAAAATTAAGAAAAGAACTGGGGCTTAAAAGAAAAGACAGAGCAGTGACAGCGTTGGTTTTGGGATATGCCAATGTAAAATATCATAGGACAACATTTAAAGAACCTGCTAAAGTTAGAAGATTTTAAAGTAATATATGATAAATTATATATTTAAATAAAAAAAGGGATAGCTATCCCTTTTTAATGTATACCTGATAAAAATTCCACTGTTTCGGGGTCGTAATGATTTATAAACAGACTTTCTTTTTTATCCAATGTTTTGATTAAATTCATGTCATCATCCGATAGTTGGAAATCAAACACATCGAAGTTTTCTTTCATCCTTTCTTTATGTGTGGATTTGGGAATAACAATAACTCCATTTTGTATTAAAAATCTTAGTGCTGTCTGAGCAATGGATTTATTGTATTTTTTTCCGATTTCTTTTAATACTTCGTTGGAAAACATATTGTTTTTGCCTTCTGCGAAGGATCCCCAAGCTTCTATTTGAACATTATATTTTTTCATTATTTCATGAGCTTCCGTCTGCTGATTGAATGGGTGTGTTTCCACTTGATTTATCATAGGTGTTATTTCATTGAATTTAATCAAATCCACTAGTCTGTCAGGGTAAAAATTGCTGACGCCAATCGCCTTTAATTTACCTTCTTTATAAGCTTCTTCCATAGCTCTGTATGTTCCGTAGTAATCTGAAAAAGGCTGATGTATGAGCATTAAGTCTATGTAGTTGCTTTTTAATTTATTCAATGACTCTTCGATTGACGCTTTTGCTTTTTCATATCCTGCATTGGATATCCATACTTTTGAAGTTATGAATAAATCTTCTCTTTTTACTCCCGATTTTTCCACTGCATTTCCCACCGCTTCTTCGTTAAAGTATGCCTGTGCGGTGTCTATCAATCTGTATCCCGTATCTATTGCATCTATAACACATCTTTCACATTCTTTATGGTCGGGGATTTGATATACTCCGTATCCGAGTATCGGCATTTTTAAATCGTTATTTAATGTTACATATTCCATTTTTATTCTCCTTAAAATAATACTTTTCACTTAATTTACATTTAATAATATAAGTGATATAATGACTTTACTACCTTAGAGTAACTCTAAGTCAATACTTTTTTTAAAAAAGGAGAAAAATTATGTATACGGTAAAAGATATAAGCAAAAAGTTGAATTTAAGCGAGCATACCATACGTTATTATACTGACAGGGATTTAATTCCAAATGTAAAGAGGAATAAAAACAATGTGCGTTTATTCGACGAAGAGTCTGTAAACTGGTTTATAGGTATAAAATGTCTTAAAGAATGCGGGATGTCTATCGAAGATATAAAGAATTATATCGATTTATGCCTTGAAGGGGATAATACCATACATGAAAGATTTGATATCATATTGAAACAAAGAGAAATAGCAGAAAAGCAGCTTGAAGAGGCAAAAGAAAGGCTTATATATCTTGAAAATAAAGTAAAGCATTATGAAGATATAATAAACGGTGATCTTACGGATAATACAAACCCCAGGAAAGAGGGGTACTACATTGAACATATTGATGTAGTATGATTTTGTGAATAAAACAAGCAGAAGTTTTTTTAAGTATCAATGCCGACTATGTTAAAAGGAGCTTACACTTTTAATATTTATAACATTAAAATAATTGATGAAAATGTTTGATATATATTGTTGATATAAAATTACTGGGTCAATGTGGGTTTAAAGTTAATTATCAATAAAAATTATTTATGAACATATATAAGCTTAAAATTATGATAAATAGGATAATTGGTATAAAAATTAACGGTTTTATTCTGGCTTCATAAAATATTATAGTAATATCGTTATTATTTATTGATTTATAAAAGCTGTTATAAGTTTGATTTATAAAAATCTTCTCATTTATGACTTTTAAATAATACATTAAAAAAAGAGATGTCTAGTCTCTTTTTTGGTTTTTATAATTATGATATAAAATATATAAATTTTTCATAAAGAAATAATTACAGGTTATAGGTAAAACTTCAAATATTTAGATGATAATATAAGAATTTTTATTTATTTCATTATTCTACGCTGCGTCTTTGCCGAAAAGTACATGTTCCATTTTTCTGATGGCAGCTGTTTTTACTTTTGATGTATATTCTCTTGTAAGCTGTATTTCCAGTGATATTTCATACATAGTAAGGTTATTTATATAAAAATCGGTTATGATTTTCTTTTCCAAATCGGTGAGACATTCCATGGCTTTATTTATATTATCCATAAGTTTTCTTGTGTTTTCTTCTTCTCTTATTTCCAGGATCTTTTCATAAATAACCATTTCTTTGAGTAATTTTTCTGTTTTTTTATAGTTTGTTGTTTTCATGTTTAATCTCCTTTTTTTCTTCTTTATTTTCAGATTTTATTTTGTTTAATATGAATTATATTCATATTTTAATATAATTGGTAATTTATGTCAAGATGAATATGAATATTATTCAATCTAAAACAATTCTCTCTTTACATTCTGAATATAGTTCACTATAATGTAGGTATACATATACGGTTATAAAATATTTTTGAAACGGAGAATAAAAAATGTTCGGTGAAAAATTAAGGTCTCTTAGAAAAGAGCATGGTATGACTCAAGTAGATCTTGCAAATGCTTTGGATTTAGATAAATCTTCAATAGCTAAATATGAAAGTGCGGGGATAATCCCTTCCGTGGATACTCTTCAAAAGATTTCTGCTCTATTTAATGTATCTATTGATTATCTATTAAATGCACCTTTCGGAGACATAAACAATGTCATGAATGTAGAGATAATAGGTACTGTGGTTGCGGGAAGAGACGGGATAGCAACATATGAATTCCTCGGGATATCTCAGGCTATCAACATTAATAACAAAGACGAATATAAGTATTTAAAGGTAAGAGGGGACAGTATGGCTCCTCAGATATTGGAGGGGGATTTGGCTCTTGTCAGGCTTCAGCCGGATATAGACAGCGGAGATTTGGCTGTTGTGATAATAGGAGGAGAAGAAGGGGTTATCAAGAAAGTTCAGAAAACAGATAATTCAATATCTCTGATATCCTTTAACCCTATGTACGATACGAGAGTATTTATCGGTAAAGATATGGAACAGCTTCAGATATTCGGTAAAGTGGTAAAAGTTGAAAGAAGTTATTAGCATAAGTTCTTATTTTAATTAAAAAAGCATACACCTTATTATTGTAAGTTAAATAAGGGGTATTAAATGAAAATAATGATTTTAGGTTTGGGTGCAGTGGGAACTGCCTACGGTTTTACCTTTAAAAAAGCCGGACATGACGTTTATCATTTTATAAGAGAAAACAAGAGAAAAAGCATTCAAAAAAGGCTGGATATCAGTTTTCTAGACGGAAGATTTAGAGAAAAAGGGGAAAACAAAAAAGATTTTTATGAAGTGGCTTTAGCCGAAGATACTTCATTTGATTTTATATTTATTTCTGTATCTCCGGGTATGATAGCGGATGCGGTAAAGACCATAAGAGATAATGAGTTAAAAGGTACTTTGGTACTTTTCAATGCTCTTTGGTATACGAGAGAAGAACTTGAAGAAATCACTTTGGGGTATGAATATATAATTGCTTATCCTTTGACTGCGGGGAATATACAACAAAACAAATTTGACTTTGTTTTATTTAAGTCCGTAATGCTTGAAAGAAAAGAAAAATCGAATATCAATAATTATGATGATATCGTAAAGTTATTCGGTGACTGCGATATTGAGATAGAATTTCCTTATGATATGCTTCAGTGGATATGGGTATATATGGGAGTAAGTGCGGGGTTTATAACCACTGCGGGAAGATATTTTGATTTGAATGATACTAAAAACGCATTTTTCAGTATAGTCAATTCTTCGGGGGCAATATCAAATT is part of the Anaerofustis stercorihominis DSM 17244 genome and encodes:
- a CDS encoding nitroreductase family protein, whose protein sequence is MKHMIEVDENKCIGCGLCKRDCPTANIKLEDKKAKIITMECLYCGHCEAICPKNAIILTGFDEKSEQYNEQVRLNPKELMDAIKTRRSIRNFKNKEIPKEIIEDIIEAGRFAPTGKNAQNVSFIVLEKDKKRFEKIAVSLFKKITKILKPFSKEVSRVKIDEDFFFKKAPAIILIVSKDKVNGSLAAENMAFMAEAYGLGVLFSGFFAMAVNNSRKLRKELGLKRKDRAVTALVLGYANVKYHRTTFKEPAKVRRF
- a CDS encoding aldo/keto reductase, whose amino-acid sequence is MEYVTLNNDLKMPILGYGVYQIPDHKECERCVIDAIDTGYRLIDTAQAYFNEEAVGNAVEKSGVKREDLFITSKVWISNAGYEKAKASIEESLNKLKSNYIDLMLIHQPFSDYYGTYRAMEEAYKEGKLKAIGVSNFYPDRLVDLIKFNEITPMINQVETHPFNQQTEAHEIMKKYNVQIEAWGSFAEGKNNMFSNEVLKEIGKKYNKSIAQTALRFLIQNGVIVIPKSTHKERMKENFDVFDFQLSDDDMNLIKTLDKKESLFINHYDPETVEFLSGIH
- a CDS encoding MerR family transcriptional regulator — encoded protein: MYTVKDISKKLNLSEHTIRYYTDRDLIPNVKRNKNNVRLFDEESVNWFIGIKCLKECGMSIEDIKNYIDLCLEGDNTIHERFDIILKQREIAEKQLEEAKERLIYLENKVKHYEDIINGDLTDNTNPRKEGYYIEHIDVV
- a CDS encoding sigma factor-like helix-turn-helix DNA-binding protein — protein: MKTTNYKKTEKLLKEMVIYEKILEIREEENTRKLMDNINKAMECLTDLEKKIITDFYINNLTMYEISLEIQLTREYTSKVKTAAIRKMEHVLFGKDAA
- a CDS encoding LexA family protein; this encodes MFGEKLRSLRKEHGMTQVDLANALDLDKSSIAKYESAGIIPSVDTLQKISALFNVSIDYLLNAPFGDINNVMNVEIIGTVVAGRDGIATYEFLGISQAININNKDEYKYLKVRGDSMAPQILEGDLALVRLQPDIDSGDLAVVIIGGEEGVIKKVQKTDNSISLISFNPMYDTRVFIGKDMEQLQIFGKVVKVERSY
- a CDS encoding ketopantoate reductase family protein, with translation MKIMILGLGAVGTAYGFTFKKAGHDVYHFIRENKRKSIQKRLDISFLDGRFREKGENKKDFYEVALAEDTSFDFIFISVSPGMIADAVKTIRDNELKGTLVLFNALWYTREELEEITLGYEYIIAYPLTAGNIQQNKFDFVLFKSVMLERKEKSNINNYDDIVKLFGDCDIEIEFPYDMLQWIWVYMGVSAGFITTAGRYFDLNDTKNAFFSIVNSSGAISNSFTSIRQICSIIRSRGVDLRYYKDILSNYNTPPMIAGMVIRNSLKNNEFMRRILSLDIDIKDLFYVCKVVYECGKENGIDCPVFYENYEEMIKKYQ